In the genome of Palaemon carinicauda isolate YSFRI2023 chromosome 13, ASM3689809v2, whole genome shotgun sequence, one region contains:
- the LOC137652022 gene encoding uncharacterized protein isoform X2, giving the protein MFLFTRCVADFYTRDLAAMDNTSLRALLFFLIGGFLLFAGIFVDAMGNSINNDGQNSILPFSPLVLVGRVMLAIGAVMLVGAMYLTYRNCQKKKKQALYEGASIPPDRSLECQSNIQNASRPLPARPQSRQMCHPSAIQMTTYSSSSGTATTNRLEANENPYSELEGFSSPAAAAYIHYSSTLGARNLGYSRTLGSSRRGAGRGNHRILKAGFTPLHPVEEGSSSVHSSTEQLSRYATLPAGPILATPEYSWRSHLMREQTRNSTSTPVFKDDPPPYESFKPPPYHP; this is encoded by the exons GCGAGACCTTGCAGCCATGGATAACACGTCGTTAAGGGCACTGTTATTTTTCCTCATCGGTGGATTTCTTCTCTTTGCTGGGATCTTCGTAGACGCCATGGGCAATTCCATCAACAATGATGGACAGAACAGCATCTTACCATTCAGTCCGCTTGTCCTCGTCGGCAGAGTTATGCTGGCTATCGGAG CTGTCATGTTGGTTGGCGCCATGTACTTGACCTACAGAAATTGCCAGAAGAAAAAGAAGCAAGCACTATACGAAGGAGCCTCAATTCCCCCCGATCGCTCACTGGAGTGCCAGTCCAATATCCAGAATGCATCTCGCCCGCTGCCAGCAAGGCCGCAGAGCAGACAGATGTGCCATCCTTCAGCCATCCAGATGACCACCTACTCTTCTAGTTCTGGAACTGCGACGACGAACAGACTAGAAGCGAATGAAAACCCCTACAGTGAACTGGAAGGCTTTAGTTCTCCAGCAGCAGCTGCGTACATACACTACTCTTCCACTCTCGGTGCTCGGAACTTGGGGTATTCTAGGACACTTGGATCATCCAGAAGGGGCGCTGGCCGAGGAAATCACAGGATACTAAAAGCTGGTTTCACTCCCTTGCACCCTGTCGAGGAAGGGTCGTCCTCCGTTCACTCTTCCACTGAGCAGCTGTCAAGGTACGCGACCTTGCCCGCTGGCCCTATTTTAGCTACTCCAGAGTACAGCTGGAGAAGTCACCTCATGAGGGAGCAGACCAGAAATTCCACCTCGACGCCAGTTTTTAAGGATGACCCCCCTCCTTACGAATCTTTCAAACCACCGCCTTATCATCCTTGA
- the LOC137652022 gene encoding uncharacterized protein isoform X3, whose amino-acid sequence MDNTSLRALLFFLIGGFLLFAGIFVDAMGNSINNDGQNSILPFSPLVLVGRVMLAIGAVMLVGAMYLTYRNCQKKKKQALYEGASIPPDRSLECQSNIQNASRPLPARPQSRQMCHPSAIQMTTYSSSSGTATTNRLEANENPYSELEGFSSPAAAAYIHYSSTLGARNLGYSRTLGSSRRGAGRGNHRILKAGFTPLHPVEEGSSSVHSSTEQLSRYATLPAGPILATPEYSWRSHLMREQTRNSTSTPVFKDDPPPYESFKPPPYHP is encoded by the exons ATGGATAACACGTCGTTAAGGGCACTGTTATTTTTCCTCATCGGTGGATTTCTTCTCTTTGCTGGGATCTTCGTAGACGCCATGGGCAATTCCATCAACAATGATGGACAGAACAGCATCTTACCATTCAGTCCGCTTGTCCTCGTCGGCAGAGTTATGCTGGCTATCGGAG CTGTCATGTTGGTTGGCGCCATGTACTTGACCTACAGAAATTGCCAGAAGAAAAAGAAGCAAGCACTATACGAAGGAGCCTCAATTCCCCCCGATCGCTCACTGGAGTGCCAGTCCAATATCCAGAATGCATCTCGCCCGCTGCCAGCAAGGCCGCAGAGCAGACAGATGTGCCATCCTTCAGCCATCCAGATGACCACCTACTCTTCTAGTTCTGGAACTGCGACGACGAACAGACTAGAAGCGAATGAAAACCCCTACAGTGAACTGGAAGGCTTTAGTTCTCCAGCAGCAGCTGCGTACATACACTACTCTTCCACTCTCGGTGCTCGGAACTTGGGGTATTCTAGGACACTTGGATCATCCAGAAGGGGCGCTGGCCGAGGAAATCACAGGATACTAAAAGCTGGTTTCACTCCCTTGCACCCTGTCGAGGAAGGGTCGTCCTCCGTTCACTCTTCCACTGAGCAGCTGTCAAGGTACGCGACCTTGCCCGCTGGCCCTATTTTAGCTACTCCAGAGTACAGCTGGAGAAGTCACCTCATGAGGGAGCAGACCAGAAATTCCACCTCGACGCCAGTTTTTAAGGATGACCCCCCTCCTTACGAATCTTTCAAACCACCGCCTTATCATCCTTGA
- the LOC137652022 gene encoding uncharacterized protein isoform X1 has product MRLLRYLTFNLGGHVSLAFHNERRDLAAMDNTSLRALLFFLIGGFLLFAGIFVDAMGNSINNDGQNSILPFSPLVLVGRVMLAIGAVMLVGAMYLTYRNCQKKKKQALYEGASIPPDRSLECQSNIQNASRPLPARPQSRQMCHPSAIQMTTYSSSSGTATTNRLEANENPYSELEGFSSPAAAAYIHYSSTLGARNLGYSRTLGSSRRGAGRGNHRILKAGFTPLHPVEEGSSSVHSSTEQLSRYATLPAGPILATPEYSWRSHLMREQTRNSTSTPVFKDDPPPYESFKPPPYHP; this is encoded by the exons GCGAGACCTTGCAGCCATGGATAACACGTCGTTAAGGGCACTGTTATTTTTCCTCATCGGTGGATTTCTTCTCTTTGCTGGGATCTTCGTAGACGCCATGGGCAATTCCATCAACAATGATGGACAGAACAGCATCTTACCATTCAGTCCGCTTGTCCTCGTCGGCAGAGTTATGCTGGCTATCGGAG CTGTCATGTTGGTTGGCGCCATGTACTTGACCTACAGAAATTGCCAGAAGAAAAAGAAGCAAGCACTATACGAAGGAGCCTCAATTCCCCCCGATCGCTCACTGGAGTGCCAGTCCAATATCCAGAATGCATCTCGCCCGCTGCCAGCAAGGCCGCAGAGCAGACAGATGTGCCATCCTTCAGCCATCCAGATGACCACCTACTCTTCTAGTTCTGGAACTGCGACGACGAACAGACTAGAAGCGAATGAAAACCCCTACAGTGAACTGGAAGGCTTTAGTTCTCCAGCAGCAGCTGCGTACATACACTACTCTTCCACTCTCGGTGCTCGGAACTTGGGGTATTCTAGGACACTTGGATCATCCAGAAGGGGCGCTGGCCGAGGAAATCACAGGATACTAAAAGCTGGTTTCACTCCCTTGCACCCTGTCGAGGAAGGGTCGTCCTCCGTTCACTCTTCCACTGAGCAGCTGTCAAGGTACGCGACCTTGCCCGCTGGCCCTATTTTAGCTACTCCAGAGTACAGCTGGAGAAGTCACCTCATGAGGGAGCAGACCAGAAATTCCACCTCGACGCCAGTTTTTAAGGATGACCCCCCTCCTTACGAATCTTTCAAACCACCGCCTTATCATCCTTGA